The Prosthecobacter fusiformis sequence GTTCACTGCTCGGCAAAACCATGGACGATTCCATCGAAGGCCGCCTCTCCGTGTGATCAGCGGACGTATCCGCTACCCCTACCAGATCCCCAATACCTCCAGGCATTCCAACGCGGTCGGAATACGTTTCTTCGCGTCCTCCATCGACGGTATTCTCGCATTCAGGGCAAAGGGGTAGCTTCGTCCGCCTTTATCCACCCAGCCGACCCACCAACCAATCTGGTCCCCCTTCGTCCCGGACCAGCCCGTCTTTCCATAGATCACCGCGTCAGCCTTTGTTTCATAAAAGGTCAGCACTTTTACTGCTTCCAGCGTTTCTTTTTTCAGGGGCAGTTCACCCGCCGTCAGCCGCCGCAGAAAGTCCACCTGCCCCAGGGCAGAGATCTCCATCGGCCCCTCTAGCCAAAATCTCCGCCCGATGTCCTCCCCGGTCTGCTCATTCCCATACTTAAAGGCGGTCAAATGCGTCTTCAATCT is a genomic window containing:
- the blaOXA gene encoding class D beta-lactamase, coding for MMRSLLLAVSLFGLVAQLLAQKQVEEPGLEVCFKKRGLEGCFVVLDPRTETLHVYNPKRAEERFLPASTFKIPMALIGLDTGAVRDVDEVIPYGGTKEWMKEWERDMNLKEAMKLSNVAIFHQVAKRIGLERLKTHLTAFKYGNEQTGEDIGRRFWLEGPMEISALGQVDFLRRLTAGELPLKKETLEAVKVLTFYETKADAVIYGKTGWSGTKGDQIGWWVGWVDKGGRSYPFALNARIPSMEDAKKRIPTALECLEVLGIW